A genome region from Manihot esculenta cultivar AM560-2 chromosome 5, M.esculenta_v8, whole genome shotgun sequence includes the following:
- the LOC110614670 gene encoding protein NTM1-like 9 isoform X1 — MTDNNSSGMTCPPQSDSQNLPVGWRFHPSDEELVDYYLKRKRLGHPIYGLDISEVQVCDYDPRDLPGLSMNNSRDKVWYFFCLRLYHNNRGQAKRKAKDGYWKGTGDLRSVTPEDSDEEIGTKRTLVFHNPKATQWVIHEYEYTAALNLPTKGDYVLCKLKISKNKKKASKKDEKAEPDSKKTRPNKKSRKSESNGNLASASASTSKNRKLEGMTTNSAYGEGEPNSLMILDLENQNLNTMASISTYNKDEMSSLMTSNFENGYYKRAIVSTCNKGETSCPMASDLENHCPEEMTAMSSYKKVNPSCPRASVLENLSPNEITSLSTNSKGDTSFFRTCDIENKKSDAFAKVKSIDLVTWDFEKQNPTKNIDIPVPTEGEQIPQSPSVASNAGETTCQEVQSQYKKTSVPIPEDYAGSSTTSNEEAMFQVQSQYKNTEMPILKDNGDLFTAFDAEAKFPEINSQMLEELLAFYELEDSLNSAPQQPIPEESPSIK, encoded by the exons ATGACGGATAACAACTCCTCCG GCATGACATGTCCACCACAGTCAGACTCTCAAAACTTGCCGGTTGGATGGAGATTCCACCCGTCTGATGAAGAACTGGTTGATTATTATTTGAAGCGGAAGAGGCTTGGTCATCCTATATATGGCTTGGACATCAGCGAGGTTCAAGTATGCGATTATGACCCTAGGGATCTACCAG GTCTTTCCATGAACAATTCTCGGGATAAAGTTTGGTATTTCTTTTGTCTTCGTCTGTATCACAATAATAGAGGCCAAGCTAAAAGGAAGGCTAAGGATGGATATTGGAAAGGCACAGGTGACCTTCGCTCGGTCACGCCTGAAGATAGTGATGAGGAGATCGGAACAAAGAGAACCTTGGTTTTCCATAATCCTAAAGCCACCCAATGGGTCATACACGAGTATGAGTACACTGCTGCACTCAATTTGCCTACAAAG GGAGATTATGTTCTTTGTAAACTAAAGATATCGAAGAACAAGAAAAAAGCAAGTAAGAAAGATGAGAAAGCTGAACCAGATAGCAAGAAGACAAGACCAAATAAGAAGTCAAGAAAAAGTGAATCAAATGGTAATTtggcttctgcttctgcttccaCTTCCAAAAATAGAAAGTTAGAGGGGATGACGACTAATTCAGCTTATGGTGAAGGTGAACCAAACAGCCTAATGATTTTAGATTTAGAAAATCAAAATCTAAATACGATGGCTTCTATCTCAACCTATAACAAAGATGAGATGAGCAGCCTGATGACTTCTAATTTTGAGAATGGTTATTATAAGAGAGCTATCGTTTCAACCTGTAATAAAGGTGAAACAAGTTGTCCAATGGCCTCTGATTTGGAAAATCATTGTCCTGAGGAGATGACTGCTATGTCATCATACAAGAAAGTTAATCCAAGTTGCCCCAGGGCTTCTGTTTTAGAAAATCTAAGTCCAAATGAGATAACTTCTCTTTCAACCAATAGCAAAGGTGATACAAGTTTCTTTAGGACTTgtgatattgaaaataaaaaatcagatGCGTTTGCGAAAGTTAAATCAATAGACCTTGTTACTTGGGATTTTGAAAAGCAAAATCCAACTAAGAATATAGACATACCAGTCCCAACAGAAGGTGAACAGATTCCTCAGAGTCCCTCAGTGGCTTCTAATGCTGGAGAAACCACATGCCAAGAAGTGCAAAGTCAATATAAGAAGACTAGTGTGCCAATCCCTGAAGATTATGCGGGTTCCTCAACAACTTCTAATGAGGAAGCTATGTTTCAAGTGCAAAGCCAATATAAGAACACAGAGATGCCAATTCTTAAAGACAATGGTGATCTGTTTACAGCTTTTGATGCAGAAGCTAAATTTCCTGAG ATAAACTCTCAAATGCTGGAAGAGTTATTAGCGTTCTATGAACTAGAAGACAGCCTCAACTCTGCACCGCAGCAGCCTATACCAGAGGAAAGCCCCAGTATCAAGTAG
- the LOC110614670 gene encoding protein NTM1-like 9 isoform X2: protein MTCPPQSDSQNLPVGWRFHPSDEELVDYYLKRKRLGHPIYGLDISEVQVCDYDPRDLPGLSMNNSRDKVWYFFCLRLYHNNRGQAKRKAKDGYWKGTGDLRSVTPEDSDEEIGTKRTLVFHNPKATQWVIHEYEYTAALNLPTKGDYVLCKLKISKNKKKASKKDEKAEPDSKKTRPNKKSRKSESNGNLASASASTSKNRKLEGMTTNSAYGEGEPNSLMILDLENQNLNTMASISTYNKDEMSSLMTSNFENGYYKRAIVSTCNKGETSCPMASDLENHCPEEMTAMSSYKKVNPSCPRASVLENLSPNEITSLSTNSKGDTSFFRTCDIENKKSDAFAKVKSIDLVTWDFEKQNPTKNIDIPVPTEGEQIPQSPSVASNAGETTCQEVQSQYKKTSVPIPEDYAGSSTTSNEEAMFQVQSQYKNTEMPILKDNGDLFTAFDAEAKFPEINSQMLEELLAFYELEDSLNSAPQQPIPEESPSIK from the exons ATGACATGTCCACCACAGTCAGACTCTCAAAACTTGCCGGTTGGATGGAGATTCCACCCGTCTGATGAAGAACTGGTTGATTATTATTTGAAGCGGAAGAGGCTTGGTCATCCTATATATGGCTTGGACATCAGCGAGGTTCAAGTATGCGATTATGACCCTAGGGATCTACCAG GTCTTTCCATGAACAATTCTCGGGATAAAGTTTGGTATTTCTTTTGTCTTCGTCTGTATCACAATAATAGAGGCCAAGCTAAAAGGAAGGCTAAGGATGGATATTGGAAAGGCACAGGTGACCTTCGCTCGGTCACGCCTGAAGATAGTGATGAGGAGATCGGAACAAAGAGAACCTTGGTTTTCCATAATCCTAAAGCCACCCAATGGGTCATACACGAGTATGAGTACACTGCTGCACTCAATTTGCCTACAAAG GGAGATTATGTTCTTTGTAAACTAAAGATATCGAAGAACAAGAAAAAAGCAAGTAAGAAAGATGAGAAAGCTGAACCAGATAGCAAGAAGACAAGACCAAATAAGAAGTCAAGAAAAAGTGAATCAAATGGTAATTtggcttctgcttctgcttccaCTTCCAAAAATAGAAAGTTAGAGGGGATGACGACTAATTCAGCTTATGGTGAAGGTGAACCAAACAGCCTAATGATTTTAGATTTAGAAAATCAAAATCTAAATACGATGGCTTCTATCTCAACCTATAACAAAGATGAGATGAGCAGCCTGATGACTTCTAATTTTGAGAATGGTTATTATAAGAGAGCTATCGTTTCAACCTGTAATAAAGGTGAAACAAGTTGTCCAATGGCCTCTGATTTGGAAAATCATTGTCCTGAGGAGATGACTGCTATGTCATCATACAAGAAAGTTAATCCAAGTTGCCCCAGGGCTTCTGTTTTAGAAAATCTAAGTCCAAATGAGATAACTTCTCTTTCAACCAATAGCAAAGGTGATACAAGTTTCTTTAGGACTTgtgatattgaaaataaaaaatcagatGCGTTTGCGAAAGTTAAATCAATAGACCTTGTTACTTGGGATTTTGAAAAGCAAAATCCAACTAAGAATATAGACATACCAGTCCCAACAGAAGGTGAACAGATTCCTCAGAGTCCCTCAGTGGCTTCTAATGCTGGAGAAACCACATGCCAAGAAGTGCAAAGTCAATATAAGAAGACTAGTGTGCCAATCCCTGAAGATTATGCGGGTTCCTCAACAACTTCTAATGAGGAAGCTATGTTTCAAGTGCAAAGCCAATATAAGAACACAGAGATGCCAATTCTTAAAGACAATGGTGATCTGTTTACAGCTTTTGATGCAGAAGCTAAATTTCCTGAG ATAAACTCTCAAATGCTGGAAGAGTTATTAGCGTTCTATGAACTAGAAGACAGCCTCAACTCTGCACCGCAGCAGCCTATACCAGAGGAAAGCCCCAGTATCAAGTAG
- the LOC110608149 gene encoding protein NTM1-like 9 has protein sequence MLCDFAAVASATHLPLFRILSQDNNPSFSQINQSLCSSILGRGMKHNLSSDMTIAPVVGYRFHPTDYELVNHFLKRKIFGCDDNDSTITEIKVCDFEPWDLPDMVDTGSEDQVWYFFCPRDYKYSRSRRSNRTTRAGFWKPTGKPRKVKDKRTKEEIGTKRSLVFHVKDHPKPKRTKWIMHEYEFIVSNSTMAIQGNFLLCKLKAKPDEKINNGDCDLEIQNLNETKTNSSCDECEPSIHVGSDFGNLNESTTMSTYDKVEQNELIAFDFETGYVTTDSAGDEGESHYYLGFDQEDQNPNEMAAMSTYVNGKLICPITWDISACKEGERSIPSDILISSTAADVDNNAAEATQSEADLQAYFNMLEEEVLELKNVENFTSAFFSPMSPDGSSSKSTYSGFGSSEQTGVASEIGCPCP, from the exons ATGCTCTGCGACTTTGCTGCTGTTGCTTCTGCCACTCATCTTCCTCTGTTTCGTATTTTATCCCAAGATAACAATCCTTCCTTCTCTCAAATCAATCAAAGCCTTTGCAGTTCCATTTTGGGAAGAGGAATGAAACACAACTTATCATCTG ATATGACGATAGCTCCAGTGGTTGGATATAGATTCCATCCAACAGATTATGAGCTGGTTAATCATTTTTTGAAACGAAAGATATTTGGTTGCGATGACAACGACTCAACAATCACGGAGATTAAAGTTTGTGACTTCGAGCCGTGGGATCTACCTG ATATGGTGGACACAGGTTCGGAGGATCAAGTGTGGTATTTCTTTTGTCCCCGTGATTATAAGTATTCACGAAGCCGGCGTTCAAATCGAACAACCAGGGCAGGGTTTTGGAAACCCACTGGCAAGCCGCGTAAAGTAAAAGATAAACGTACTAAGGAAGAGATTGGTACAAAAAGGAGTTTAGTATTTCATGTAAAAGATCATCCTAAACCTAAAAGGACCAAATGGATCATGCACGAGTATGAATTTATTGTTTCAAATTCCACCATGGCTATCCAG GGGAATTTTCTTCTCTGTAAATTGAAGGCAAAGCCAGATGAGAAGATCAACAACGGCGATTGTGATCTTGAAATTCAAAACCTCAATGAGACGAAGACTAATTCATCTTGTGATGAATGTGAACCGAGCATCCATGTGGGTTCTGATTTTGGTAATCTCAACGAGTCGACTACTATGTCAACCTATGACAAAGTTGAGCAGAATGAGCTTATAGCTTTTGATTTTGAAACTGGATATGTGACCACCGATTCAGCTGGTGATGAAGGTGAATCACATTACTATTTGGGTTTTGATCAAGAAGATCAAAATCCAAATGAGATGGCTGCTATGTCAACCTACGTGAATGGCAAACTAATATGTCCAATCACTTGGGATATATCAGCCTGCAAAGAAGGTGAACGGAGCATCCCTTCTGATATACTAATTTCCTCGACTGCCGCTGATGTAGACAATAATGCAGCGGAGGCTACACAATCAGAG gCGGATCTACAAGCTTATTTTAATATGCTGGAAGAAGAAGTGCTTGAGCTAAAAAATGTAGAGAATTTTACCTCGGCATTCTTCTCCCCCATGAGCCCCGATGGTAGCAGCAGTAAGAGCACTTACAGTGGCTTTGGCAGCTCTGAGCAAACTGGAGTAGCATCAGAAATAGGATGTCCTTGCCCATGA